A section of the Acanthochromis polyacanthus isolate Apoly-LR-REF ecotype Palm Island chromosome 1, KAUST_Apoly_ChrSc, whole genome shotgun sequence genome encodes:
- the LOC110955809 gene encoding uncharacterized protein LOC110955809 isoform X2 gives MAAESSTGGYVASRAALPASLGVCASAASNPYRPRSEAQFSALIFVEFVALMIVASPLVQVQAQMDGAVEELFLNVTPLHRAERYIQTELNKLEASDSCCGLRSFEDWENQLPVSCLCSPPPDLDTKVPPANSSSDGLCVVSHQFWVHSKACGPILKSYLSFPIKLRIGIISAFATITMAAIALCLALGLEKYWKTPPVETTVDDYNRVKYQPKPSYT, from the exons ATGGCAGCGGAATCCTCGACGGGCGGCTACGTAGCTTCACGAGCAGCCCTCCCCGCTTCCCTCGGTGTCTGCGCTTCCGCCGCCAGCAACCCGTACCGTCCCCGCTCTGAGGCTCAG TTTTCTGCTCTAATATTCGTGGAGTTCGTGGCTCTGATGATTGTAGCTTCACCGCTGGTTCAGGTTCAGGCTCAG ATGGACGGAGCTGTCGAGGAGTTATTCCTGAACGTAACTCCGCTCCACAGGGCGGAACGTTACATTCAGACTGAACTCAACAAACTAGAGGCCTCG GACTCTTGCTGTGGTTTGAGGAGTTTTGAAGACTGGGAGAAtcaacttcctgtttcctgtttgtgctCGCCTCCCCCTGATCTGGACACCAA agttcctcctgctaACTCCAGCTCAGATGGTCTATGTGTGGTCTCACATCAGTTCTGGGTTCACTCCAAG GCCTGCGGTCCCATCCTGAAGAGCTACCTGAGTTTTCCCATCAAACTGCGGATTGGGATCATCTCAGCGTTCGCCACCATCACG atGGCGGCCATCGCTCTGTGTCTGGCTCTGGGTTTAGAGAAATATTGGAAAACTCCTCCAGTGGAAACTACAGTCGACGACTACAACAGAGTGAAATACCAACCGAAGCCCAGCTAcacctga